One genomic window of Ilyobacter polytropus DSM 2926 includes the following:
- a CDS encoding CBS domain-containing protein — protein MELITTHIYADLDALSSMVLAKKLYPNAVIAFPGNVSNNVKKFVTLYQDFLGISKTKEIDFDQVEKLIVVDTAKVSRIGRFSELIGKVPVEIYDHHPESDEDIEGNIVRVDYGSNTTHLLEIIKNRLGSSVNFEKYELNVALMGLYEDTGNFTYSITTPKDLKAGAFLIKKGGDLKFVHEYTTKGLREDQKETFIELLEAGETIKFSAERIFLTKLYSEEFLGGIDELINKIKDVEDCTACFIICGNDEKSNIIARSSSIGVPLDEILEGYQGGGHTSASSVVVKNIPVDELYNQLREIILKNVKKGKTTKEIMSTPVKTITMETRLRDAHKIMTRFGYTGLPVVEDGKLAGIISRRDIDRSMGHGFANAPVKVYMTSKLITASEETSIEDLKQLLVENEVGRIPILRGDKLVGIVTRADILRFLYAQKKRMDIKKRKVSKAMREQLLDKIPKDLIDLLKAIEKIAKKRKEKVYMVGGIVRDIILGIPNKDIDIVVEGEGIAFAWDLKNELNGEKIVVHEKFKTAVVIVDKDLKIDVATSRVEYYEYPTSLPSVDYGSIREDMYRRDFTINSLALEVDYQKFGELVDFFNGYRDIQNREIRILHNFSFVEDPTRIIRAFRFASRYDFKIEEETERFLKDAVENGFLKKISWPRVKNEFKIILGDKNPEKALNFLEKYDVLKNIHHNIKLTEKMKKHLEELNSLGEMFSQLKLKKWIMAFLILMEDLKSDEIELIFNKFSFSQDFRKKYEFGIKKRSEALSKLKKADKNSEIYDTLNEISFEVLMLIYLEGKKSSREKIRKFIFDLSKIKPLVTGADLISVGYKPSPEFRKILEDALYRQLDYKGITKEQLMSNINKF, from the coding sequence ATGGAACTGATTACAACACATATTTATGCAGACTTGGATGCTCTTTCATCCATGGTTTTGGCAAAAAAACTTTATCCAAATGCTGTCATAGCTTTTCCTGGAAATGTGAGTAATAATGTGAAAAAATTTGTGACCCTTTACCAGGATTTCCTCGGGATAAGCAAAACCAAGGAGATTGATTTTGATCAGGTAGAGAAGCTTATAGTTGTAGATACGGCAAAAGTTTCAAGGATAGGAAGGTTTAGCGAACTTATAGGCAAGGTTCCTGTAGAGATATATGACCACCATCCTGAAAGTGATGAAGATATAGAGGGAAATATAGTGAGAGTAGACTATGGATCTAATACAACACATCTTTTAGAGATCATAAAAAACAGACTAGGCAGCAGTGTGAACTTCGAAAAATATGAACTAAATGTGGCCTTGATGGGATTATATGAAGATACGGGAAATTTTACATACTCTATAACTACTCCAAAGGATCTAAAAGCCGGGGCTTTTTTGATAAAAAAAGGTGGGGATTTGAAATTTGTTCATGAGTATACAACCAAGGGGCTCAGGGAGGATCAGAAGGAAACCTTTATAGAACTCCTTGAGGCAGGAGAGACTATAAAATTTTCAGCAGAGAGGATATTTCTAACTAAGTTATACTCAGAAGAATTTCTAGGCGGAATAGATGAACTAATAAATAAGATAAAGGATGTAGAGGACTGTACTGCCTGTTTTATAATATGCGGTAATGATGAGAAGTCTAATATAATAGCGAGAAGCTCTAGTATAGGGGTTCCATTAGATGAGATACTAGAGGGATATCAGGGAGGAGGGCACACCAGTGCATCTTCTGTGGTAGTTAAAAATATACCTGTAGATGAGCTCTATAATCAACTACGGGAGATTATACTTAAAAATGTAAAAAAAGGGAAAACAACTAAAGAGATAATGTCCACTCCAGTAAAGACCATTACAATGGAAACAAGACTAAGAGATGCTCATAAAATAATGACTAGATTTGGTTATACAGGTCTTCCTGTTGTAGAAGACGGAAAACTTGCAGGGATAATATCAAGACGTGATATTGATCGTTCAATGGGACATGGTTTTGCCAATGCACCGGTTAAGGTTTATATGACATCAAAACTCATAACAGCCTCAGAAGAAACTTCCATTGAGGATCTTAAACAGTTATTGGTAGAAAATGAAGTAGGAAGAATTCCCATACTCAGAGGGGATAAGCTGGTAGGAATAGTTACAAGAGCTGATATTTTGAGATTTCTCTATGCCCAGAAAAAAAGGATGGATATAAAAAAACGAAAAGTCTCAAAGGCCATGAGGGAACAGCTTTTGGATAAGATTCCAAAAGACCTTATAGACCTCTTAAAGGCTATAGAAAAAATAGCTAAAAAAAGAAAAGAAAAAGTTTATATGGTAGGCGGGATAGTAAGGGATATAATTCTAGGGATTCCTAATAAAGATATTGATATAGTTGTGGAAGGCGAGGGGATAGCCTTTGCATGGGATCTAAAAAATGAGCTCAATGGGGAAAAAATAGTCGTCCATGAAAAGTTTAAGACGGCAGTGGTAATAGTAGATAAAGATCTTAAAATTGACGTGGCTACATCTAGAGTGGAGTACTATGAGTATCCTACATCACTTCCAAGTGTTGATTATGGAAGTATAAGGGAGGACATGTACAGAAGGGATTTCACAATAAATTCTCTGGCTTTAGAGGTAGACTATCAGAAATTTGGAGAGTTGGTAGATTTTTTTAATGGTTACAGAGATATTCAGAACAGAGAGATCAGAATACTTCATAATTTTAGCTTTGTAGAAGATCCTACTAGAATAATAAGGGCCTTTAGATTTGCTAGCAGGTACGATTTTAAAATAGAAGAAGAGACAGAAAGATTCTTAAAGGATGCTGTTGAAAACGGTTTTCTGAAAAAAATATCCTGGCCGAGAGTGAAAAATGAATTTAAAATAATTTTAGGAGATAAAAATCCCGAAAAAGCTTTAAATTTTTTAGAAAAATATGATGTTTTAAAAAATATTCATCACAATATAAAACTTACTGAAAAAATGAAAAAGCACCTAGAGGAGCTTAATTCTCTAGGGGAGATGTTCTCTCAATTAAAACTTAAAAAATGGATTATGGCTTTTTTGATTCTCATGGAGGACTTGAAAAGCGATGAAATAGAGCTGATCTTTAATAAGTTTAGTTTCTCTCAGGATTTTAGAAAGAAATATGAATTTGGAATAAAAAAAAGGTCAGAGGCACTTTCAAAATTAAAAAAGGCTGATAAAAATTCTGAAATTTATGATACTCTAAATGAGATAAGTTTTGAGGTACTTATGCTGATATATTTAGAAGGTAAAAAATCATCAAGAGAAAAGATAAGAAAATTTATATTTGATCTTTCAAAAATAAAACCTCTTGTAACAGGAGCTGACCTTATCAGTGTAGGTTACAAACCAAGTCCGGAATTTAGGAAAATACTCGAAGATGCTCTATACAGGCAGCTTGACTACAAAGGTATTACAAAAGAACAGTTGATGTCTAACATAAATAAATTTTAG
- a CDS encoding BglG family transcription antiterminator, giving the protein MLNKRCLEIIKYLIDHEKQISIRELADVYEISERSIRYDIDNINYFLKKNGFRQLNKMSKGIYEIDETKENLTTVIELLNASFYSFSKHERKEYIKSICLFSEDIIKLHEISETLSVSLSTIKLDLKEIKAFLSEKKLNLKFFSKMGLVLEGEEEKLRKAQLKFLLDYLEFSKDELATKNNIEETLGYKMISEELFSYFEEFPIRDIRVFIKRIEKHLETVISDEAYKVLEFYLMITLKRLEKKFPITQREENENFLKKTKEYNILLKELKHFEENFSVEFNDSEILLLTELFLGSHSYNFKSSFYEKWIEIEISVNEIIKEVSQNIGIDLSNDKILLDGLLNHIKPAIYRIKNDIVLENEISNEAKFLYEELFQNVRIVCNKHLRPYMNKSVPEEEVAFLTIHFKIAIDRKANISKETKNVLLVCGFGYGSSKLLSQKLLERYDVNILDILPYHKFLEIENYDDIDLIISTLDVDEHIKYPFPIIKVHPIFSKNDRMKLEEYGLTEVRKKISLTKLLDVIKNECTIKNESRLAGSLKDFFASKIFDDRDKYNKKDLSNLLSEKNIKLNSQAKDWQDAIRIAGNILVENGSVTNDYVEDMIEAVNKNGSYMVVAEMIALPHARVTESVLKTDMSLIRLVDPVIFPGNKSVKIIFPFSSVDQNEHIEALSELVTLIEDYDLIKIIEKTEKPQQLIEFIADNKI; this is encoded by the coding sequence GTGCTTAATAAACGTTGTTTAGAGATAATTAAATATTTGATCGATCACGAAAAGCAGATATCCATTAGAGAATTGGCTGATGTTTATGAAATAAGTGAAAGAAGCATCAGATATGACATTGATAATATCAACTATTTTTTGAAAAAAAATGGATTTAGACAACTAAATAAAATGTCAAAAGGGATATATGAAATTGATGAAACCAAAGAAAATTTAACCACAGTAATAGAACTGTTAAATGCCAGTTTTTACAGTTTTTCAAAGCATGAACGAAAGGAATATATAAAATCCATATGTCTTTTTTCAGAAGACATTATAAAACTTCATGAGATATCAGAGACCCTATCAGTAAGTCTAAGCACTATAAAACTTGACCTAAAAGAGATCAAAGCCTTTCTAAGCGAGAAAAAATTAAACCTTAAATTTTTCTCTAAAATGGGTCTGGTTTTAGAAGGAGAAGAGGAAAAACTAAGAAAAGCCCAGCTCAAGTTTCTTCTTGATTATCTAGAGTTTTCCAAAGATGAGCTTGCAACTAAAAATAATATTGAAGAAACTTTAGGATATAAAATGATCTCTGAGGAGTTATTCTCATACTTTGAAGAATTCCCAATAAGAGATATCAGGGTTTTTATAAAAAGAATTGAAAAACACTTAGAAACAGTTATCTCAGACGAGGCATACAAGGTTTTAGAATTTTATCTAATGATTACTTTAAAAAGATTAGAAAAAAAATTCCCTATAACTCAAAGAGAGGAAAATGAAAATTTTCTAAAAAAAACGAAAGAATATAATATCCTTTTAAAAGAGTTAAAACACTTTGAAGAAAATTTTAGTGTAGAATTTAATGATTCTGAAATTCTTTTACTAACTGAGCTTTTTTTAGGAAGTCACTCTTATAATTTCAAATCCTCCTTTTATGAAAAATGGATTGAAATTGAAATCTCAGTAAATGAGATAATAAAAGAGGTCAGTCAAAACATAGGAATAGATTTATCTAATGACAAAATACTTTTAGATGGGCTATTAAATCATATAAAACCTGCAATTTATAGAATAAAAAATGATATCGTTTTAGAAAATGAGATTTCCAATGAAGCAAAATTTTTGTATGAGGAACTTTTCCAAAATGTGAGAATCGTATGCAACAAACATCTCCGGCCATACATGAATAAATCAGTCCCAGAAGAAGAAGTGGCATTTTTGACAATTCACTTTAAAATCGCAATTGACAGAAAGGCAAACATAAGCAAAGAAACCAAAAATGTATTACTAGTCTGTGGTTTCGGATACGGTAGTTCAAAACTTTTATCACAGAAATTACTGGAAAGATATGATGTAAACATACTCGATATCCTTCCGTACCATAAATTTTTGGAAATAGAAAATTATGATGATATAGACCTTATAATATCTACTTTAGATGTTGATGAACATATCAAATATCCTTTTCCCATAATAAAAGTTCATCCTATTTTTTCAAAAAATGACAGGATGAAACTCGAAGAATACGGTTTAACTGAGGTTAGAAAAAAAATATCTTTGACAAAACTTTTAGACGTAATAAAAAATGAATGTACTATAAAAAATGAGAGTAGACTAGCCGGTAGTCTTAAAGACTTTTTTGCTTCAAAAATTTTTGATGACAGAGATAAGTATAATAAAAAAGATCTGTCCAATCTTTTGTCAGAAAAAAATATTAAATTAAATTCCCAAGCCAAAGACTGGCAAGATGCCATAAGAATAGCAGGTAATATATTGGTGGAAAACGGCTCTGTAACCAACGATTATGTTGAAGATATGATAGAAGCGGTAAACAAAAATGGAAGCTATATGGTAGTTGCAGAAATGATAGCACTCCCACATGCAAGAGTGACAGAATCGGTTTTAAAAACAGATATGAGTTTAATAAGGCTGGTTGATCCAGTTATTTTTCCAGGGAATAAAAGTGTAAAAATAATATTTCCATTTTCAAGTGTTGACCAAAACGAACACATTGAAGCTCTTTCTGAATTAGTTACATTGATAGAGGATTACGACCTCATAAAAATTATAGAAAAAACAGAGAAGCCTCAGCAGTTAATAGAATTTATAGCTGACAATAAGATATAA
- the dnaB gene encoding replicative DNA helicase, protein MHDLDKLRKVPSSLEAEKSILGGILLKPDALGDVVEILAPGDFYKAAHRNIYEAMIAAYNNGEVIDPIVLIDKLKKQEKFDESGGNSIIYEIIEEVPTAANILSYAKIVKEKAILRRLGDVGTKIVEMTYEGYEDADAILDKAEGMIFKISETKEAKDVVGISHILGEEFERLENLQNNRGATIGISSGFKHFDDMTSGFHPSDLVIIAARPSMGKTAFVLNLALNAVKNGDNGVLIFSLEMSNSQLLQRLLAVEGSLPLQKIRNGFLNDEEWGRLGIASAKLANSKIHIADTPNVSVLEIRAMARRLKAAGKLDMILIDYLQLISGSGSKNDSRQQEISDISRALKGIARELNVPVIALSQLSRAPEQRADRRPILSDLRESGAIEQDADMVVFLYRDDYYNEESEFKGITEINIGKQRNGPVGTVNLRFFHELTKFADYTTKID, encoded by the coding sequence ATGCATGATTTAGATAAATTGAGAAAAGTTCCTAGTAGCTTAGAAGCAGAAAAGTCTATTCTAGGTGGGATACTATTAAAGCCCGATGCATTAGGTGATGTAGTGGAGATACTGGCACCGGGAGATTTTTACAAAGCGGCACATAGAAATATCTATGAAGCTATGATAGCAGCTTATAACAATGGGGAAGTTATCGACCCCATTGTTTTAATTGATAAATTAAAAAAACAAGAAAAATTTGATGAAAGCGGAGGGAACTCTATAATCTATGAGATTATAGAAGAGGTTCCAACTGCTGCCAATATTCTAAGCTATGCAAAAATAGTAAAAGAAAAAGCTATTTTAAGAAGACTAGGAGACGTGGGAACAAAAATAGTAGAGATGACGTATGAGGGGTATGAAGATGCCGATGCTATTTTAGATAAAGCTGAGGGGATGATATTTAAAATATCTGAGACCAAAGAAGCGAAAGATGTGGTAGGCATAAGTCATATTTTAGGTGAAGAGTTTGAAAGACTTGAAAATCTTCAAAATAACAGAGGAGCAACTATAGGTATATCTTCCGGATTCAAGCATTTTGACGATATGACAAGTGGATTCCATCCTTCGGATTTGGTTATAATAGCGGCTAGACCTTCTATGGGTAAAACAGCTTTTGTTCTTAACCTGGCTTTAAACGCCGTAAAAAACGGAGACAATGGAGTTCTCATATTCAGTTTGGAGATGTCTAATTCTCAACTTTTACAAAGACTTCTTGCTGTGGAAGGCAGTCTTCCACTTCAAAAGATAAGGAACGGATTCTTGAATGATGAAGAATGGGGAAGACTTGGGATAGCCAGTGCAAAACTCGCAAATTCTAAGATTCATATAGCGGACACTCCAAATGTATCTGTTCTTGAAATAAGAGCCATGGCCAGAAGACTAAAAGCTGCGGGGAAACTTGATATGATACTTATAGATTATCTACAGCTGATAAGTGGTTCTGGCAGTAAAAACGACAGCAGACAACAGGAAATTTCCGACATATCAAGAGCACTAAAAGGAATAGCTAGGGAGCTAAATGTACCTGTAATAGCCCTGTCACAGCTATCCCGTGCACCTGAACAAAGAGCAGACAGAAGACCTATACTGTCTGACCTTCGTGAGTCTGGTGCCATAGAGCAAGATGCAGATATGGTAGTATTTCTCTACAGAGATGATTACTATAATGAAGAGAGTGAGTTTAAGGGAATAACTGAAATAAATATAGGAAAGCAGAGAAACGGTCCTGTAGGAACTGTAAACTTAAGGTTTTTCCACGAACTTACGAAATTTGCTGATTATACTACAAAAATTGATTAA
- a CDS encoding peptidase U32 family protein, giving the protein MKRAELLAPAGNMEKLKMAFHYGADAVFLGGKIFNLRAGSHNFSDKELEEAVDYAHKMGKRVYVTLNIIPHNEELEILPGYVKFLEKIKVDGVIVADLGVFQVVRENSEIPISISTQASNTNWRSVKMWKDMGAKRVVLAREISIENIAEIRAKVPDIEIEVFVHGAMCMSISGRCLLSNYMTGRDANRGDCAQSCRWKYSIVEETRPGEYMPVYEDEGGTHIFNSKDLCTIEFIDKILDLGVDSLKIEGRMKGIYYVSNVVKVYSEAVDSYYKGNYKFKEEWLKELETVSHRLYTPGFYFGRPDDKAQNYNNRNSYSQSHQLVAKVEKKISKNEYLLAVRNRIETGQELEIVTPEGDPKKITLPKMILVKNRHEEEVEAANPNSFVKINIDHSMEEMDMIRKILPAKE; this is encoded by the coding sequence ATGAAAAGAGCAGAGTTGTTGGCTCCTGCAGGAAATATGGAAAAATTAAAAATGGCCTTCCATTATGGGGCAGATGCAGTTTTTCTAGGTGGAAAAATATTTAATCTTAGAGCAGGAAGTCATAATTTTTCCGATAAAGAATTGGAAGAAGCAGTTGATTATGCACATAAAATGGGGAAAAGAGTTTATGTGACTTTAAATATAATACCTCACAATGAGGAGTTAGAGATTCTTCCTGGATATGTAAAATTTCTAGAAAAAATCAAAGTAGATGGTGTTATTGTAGCAGATCTAGGTGTTTTTCAGGTCGTTCGAGAAAACAGTGAAATTCCAATAAGTATAAGTACTCAGGCTAGTAATACCAACTGGAGATCGGTAAAGATGTGGAAGGATATGGGAGCCAAAAGAGTAGTTTTGGCAAGAGAAATATCCATTGAAAATATAGCTGAAATAAGGGCTAAAGTTCCAGATATTGAGATCGAGGTATTCGTACACGGAGCCATGTGTATGTCCATATCAGGGAGATGCTTACTAAGTAACTATATGACAGGAAGAGACGCCAATAGAGGCGACTGTGCTCAATCTTGCAGGTGGAAGTACTCTATAGTTGAAGAAACTCGTCCAGGGGAGTATATGCCTGTATATGAAGATGAGGGGGGAACCCATATCTTTAATTCAAAAGATCTTTGCACAATAGAGTTTATAGATAAAATCTTGGACCTCGGTGTGGATTCTCTCAAGATAGAGGGAAGGATGAAGGGAATATATTATGTTTCCAATGTGGTAAAGGTATACAGTGAGGCTGTGGACAGTTATTATAAGGGGAATTACAAGTTTAAGGAAGAATGGCTGAAGGAACTAGAGACTGTTTCCCATAGACTCTATACACCTGGTTTTTATTTTGGAAGACCTGACGATAAAGCTCAAAATTATAACAACAGGAATTCATACAGCCAGAGTCATCAGCTTGTAGCCAAGGTAGAAAAAAAGATATCTAAAAATGAATATCTGTTAGCTGTAAGAAACCGTATAGAAACCGGTCAAGAGCTAGAGATAGTGACCCCTGAGGGAGATCCGAAAAAAATAACTCTACCTAAAATGATACTGGTAAAAAACAGACATGAAGAAGAGGTGGAAGCTGCGAATCCAAACTCTTTTGTAAAAATAAATATAGATCATTCTATGGAAGAGATGGATATGATAAGAAAGATTTTGCCTGCAAAAGAATAA
- a CDS encoding patatin-like phospholipase family protein, whose translation MLRKIILLVFFIFSIAIQADEKTYYEDVKIKQLEAEIESIQSKIHILKRSKKLRMAKDTENTRPKLGLVLSGGGAKGFAHIGVLKVLEENNIKVDYITGTSMGAVIGALYSVGYSPEEIEDVMIKTNWNKILKDAPDRLDIPLEDKIGKKEYPASIAFDKELNIYFPRGLKQGQKIYLKLKELLWNVENIENFDELPIPMRIIATDLDSGKVKSFSSGDLSKIISASIAIPTLFGPVKIDGKNYVDGLVTRNFPVEDVIDMGADIVIGVNVGTRIKEKEDYNILTVLDQVLAIQSSGSTPDQKSMVNYIIEPDISKFKSTDFEKVEEIIKVGEKEARAKINSMKNLSETEKIPEKRTVLKSKDSDSVFIENIYLVGNVNVNLEIIEGNLRKEIPGEVTESDLENMILNLYALPYIEKAYYKIKGKDLYIETVERPTNYLKLGMNYNSEYGTTIALETDTLSTGKTGRKTVFDFKFGDYFEASAKNYAYYGIEDKIGFIFEIGYNETPFFFYEGDEKRSEFTNKTFELKGALATQFENQFFISYGFSQKFSELEQDIGLSEDKSLEYDESYGNVFFQIVLDNLDNKMYPSQGIRSDFQYTWGGDFGTESVDFYGPAYLLEGYFPVTKKLSFLSAVAGGSIQGEGILADEYFKLGGMRSDISNKEFAFYGYNSQRKLVEEFAIAQLGLQYRFYSNIYLAGKWNIATYTGAPVQGENDKKIWDDKVKGYGVTLGIDSPFGPLELSVMEDSDTQNVLTQFNIGYIF comes from the coding sequence ATGTTAAGAAAAATAATCTTACTGGTATTTTTTATTTTTTCAATAGCTATACAGGCAGATGAAAAAACTTATTATGAAGATGTAAAAATAAAACAGTTAGAAGCAGAAATTGAGAGTATTCAGAGTAAAATTCATATATTGAAGAGATCTAAAAAACTGAGGATGGCCAAAGACACCGAAAATACAAGGCCAAAACTAGGACTTGTATTAAGTGGAGGTGGAGCCAAGGGATTTGCCCATATAGGGGTTCTCAAAGTTCTCGAAGAGAACAATATAAAGGTGGATTATATCACAGGAACCAGTATGGGGGCTGTTATAGGGGCTCTTTATTCTGTGGGGTACTCTCCAGAAGAGATAGAAGATGTAATGATAAAAACTAACTGGAACAAGATATTAAAAGATGCTCCAGACAGGCTAGACATTCCTCTAGAGGATAAGATAGGCAAGAAAGAATATCCGGCTTCTATAGCCTTTGACAAAGAACTCAATATATATTTTCCAAGAGGACTGAAACAGGGACAGAAAATATATCTAAAATTAAAAGAACTTCTCTGGAATGTTGAAAATATTGAGAATTTTGATGAGCTTCCTATCCCAATGAGGATAATAGCCACTGATTTAGACAGTGGAAAAGTAAAATCTTTTTCAAGTGGTGACCTTTCTAAAATAATAAGTGCAAGTATAGCAATTCCAACACTTTTTGGACCTGTAAAGATAGATGGCAAAAATTATGTAGATGGTCTCGTGACAAGGAACTTCCCAGTAGAAGATGTGATTGATATGGGAGCTGATATTGTAATAGGGGTGAATGTCGGGACTCGTATAAAAGAAAAAGAAGATTATAATATACTGACAGTTTTAGATCAGGTTCTTGCCATACAGAGTTCAGGGTCGACTCCAGATCAAAAGTCAATGGTAAACTATATAATTGAGCCTGATATTTCAAAATTTAAGAGCACTGATTTTGAAAAAGTAGAAGAGATAATAAAAGTCGGTGAAAAGGAAGCAAGGGCTAAAATAAACTCGATGAAGAATTTAAGTGAAACAGAGAAAATTCCAGAGAAAAGAACAGTTTTGAAGTCTAAGGATTCGGATTCAGTCTTTATAGAGAATATATATTTGGTCGGAAACGTAAATGTAAATCTGGAGATTATAGAGGGAAATTTACGAAAGGAAATTCCAGGTGAAGTTACTGAATCAGACTTGGAAAATATGATATTAAATCTTTATGCACTGCCATATATAGAAAAAGCTTATTATAAAATAAAGGGAAAAGATCTCTATATAGAAACTGTTGAAAGACCAACAAACTATCTAAAGCTTGGGATGAATTATAATAGTGAATATGGAACAACGATAGCTTTGGAGACAGATACTTTATCTACAGGTAAAACTGGACGTAAAACTGTTTTTGATTTTAAATTTGGAGATTATTTTGAAGCAAGTGCAAAAAATTACGCTTACTATGGAATCGAAGATAAGATAGGTTTTATTTTTGAGATTGGTTATAATGAAACCCCATTTTTCTTTTATGAGGGAGATGAAAAAAGAAGTGAATTTACAAATAAAACTTTTGAGTTAAAAGGTGCTCTTGCAACACAGTTTGAAAACCAGTTTTTTATCTCCTATGGATTCTCACAGAAGTTTAGTGAACTAGAGCAAGATATTGGTTTGAGTGAAGACAAGAGTCTTGAATATGATGAAAGTTATGGAAATGTTTTCTTCCAAATTGTTTTGGATAATCTGGACAATAAAATGTATCCTAGTCAGGGGATAAGAAGTGATTTCCAGTATACTTGGGGCGGAGACTTTGGTACTGAAAGTGTAGATTTTTATGGACCGGCTTATCTTTTAGAGGGTTATTTTCCAGTCACAAAAAAATTATCGTTCTTATCAGCAGTGGCTGGAGGAAGTATACAAGGTGAAGGAATACTTGCAGATGAATACTTTAAACTAGGAGGAATGAGAAGTGACATATCCAACAAGGAGTTTGCCTTTTATGGATACAACTCTCAGAGAAAACTTGTTGAGGAATTTGCAATAGCCCAACTGGGATTACAGTATAGATTTTATTCAAATATATATTTGGCTGGGAAATGGAATATAGCCACATATACAGGGGCTCCTGTACAAGGAGAAAATGACAAAAAAATATGGGACGATAAAGTCAAAGGTTATGGTGTCACTCTTGGGATAGATAGTCCTTTTGGACCTCTAGAGCTTAGCGTAATGGAGGATAGTGATACTCAAAATGTCTTGACGCAGTTCAATATAGGATACATATTTTAA
- the rplI gene encoding 50S ribosomal protein L9, whose translation MSKIKVILTQDVAGQGRKGEIINVSEGYAKNFLLKNNKAIIATDEELKKLEKKKLKAEKKLAEEKAKAEELKNLIEKKVLVMEVKAGESGKIFGSVTTKEISAAIEKDFGLTVDKKKIDAHIKTTGEHIVTLKLHSDVKAKLKLVAKG comes from the coding sequence ATGTCAAAGATCAAAGTTATTCTTACACAAGACGTAGCAGGACAAGGTAGAAAAGGTGAAATAATAAATGTATCTGAAGGATATGCAAAAAACTTCCTTTTAAAAAATAATAAAGCGATAATTGCAACAGATGAGGAACTTAAAAAGCTTGAAAAAAAGAAGCTAAAAGCAGAAAAAAAATTGGCTGAGGAAAAAGCAAAAGCTGAAGAACTCAAAAATTTGATAGAGAAAAAAGTGCTGGTAATGGAAGTTAAGGCTGGAGAAAGTGGAAAGATATTTGGTTCGGTAACTACAAAAGAAATATCGGCAGCAATAGAAAAGGATTTTGGATTGACTGTAGACAAGAAGAAGATAGATGCACATATAAAGACCACAGGTGAGCATATAGTTACTCTTAAACTGCATAGTGATGTAAAAGCGAAACTAAAATTGGTGGCTAAGGGATAA